The proteins below are encoded in one region of Amycolatopsis acidiphila:
- a CDS encoding SDR family NAD(P)-dependent oxidoreductase, whose protein sequence is MAGKVAVVTGATRGCGRAIAVELGRLGATVYAAGRTTRESVSPMGRPETIEETAELVDAAGGHGIPVRCDFTSVSDVDALRDAIGGPVHVLVDDVWGGDRFIEWEVPYWEADLDKALSMVHNGVDSHLIALHRLLPLVLAEPGGLVLEVTDGDNDAYVGPTIGYHVSKSSIRAIGRALGVELAEFGATGLAVTPGFLRSEMMLEIFGVTEGDWRDAVGQIAPVDFAVSETPTYLARGVAALASDPDVSRFAGRTLASWTLMHTYGFTDTDGTQPDFGRWLTEVRETGVDPATVAASLFR, encoded by the coding sequence CTGGCGGGAAAGGTCGCAGTCGTCACGGGTGCGACCAGGGGATGTGGCAGGGCGATCGCGGTCGAGCTGGGCCGGCTCGGCGCGACGGTGTACGCCGCGGGGCGTACGACGCGGGAGTCGGTTTCGCCGATGGGGCGGCCGGAGACCATCGAGGAGACCGCGGAGCTGGTGGACGCGGCGGGTGGCCACGGGATACCCGTGCGCTGCGACTTCACGTCGGTGTCCGATGTGGACGCCCTGCGCGACGCGATCGGCGGTCCGGTGCACGTCCTGGTCGACGACGTCTGGGGCGGGGACAGGTTCATCGAGTGGGAGGTGCCGTACTGGGAGGCCGATCTCGACAAGGCGCTGTCGATGGTGCACAACGGGGTGGACTCGCATCTGATCGCGTTGCACCGGCTGCTGCCGCTGGTGCTGGCCGAGCCCGGCGGCCTGGTGCTCGAGGTGACCGACGGGGACAACGACGCATACGTGGGGCCGACCATCGGATATCACGTGTCGAAAAGCAGTATTCGCGCCATCGGCCGGGCGCTCGGGGTGGAGCTCGCGGAATTCGGCGCCACCGGGCTGGCGGTGACACCGGGATTTCTGCGGTCGGAAATGATGCTCGAGATCTTCGGAGTGACGGAGGGCGATTGGCGCGATGCGGTGGGTCAAATTGCGCCGGTCGATTTCGCGGTTTCGGAAACTCCTACTTATCTCGCCCGCGGCGTCGCCGCTTTGGCGAGCGATCCCGACGTTTCCCGGTTCGCGGGCCGGACGCTCGCGTCATGGACGTTGATGCACACCTACGGCTTCACCGACACGGACGGCACCCAGCCGGACTTCGGCCGATGGCTCACCGAGGTCCGCGAGACAGGCGTGGACCCGGCGACGGTGGCCGCCTCCCTGTTCCGCTGA
- a CDS encoding ABC transporter ATP-binding protein, with protein sequence MIEAVGLTKRYGRTLAVNNLSFSVESGQVTGFLGPNGAGKSTTMRMILGLDNPTSGQVRIGGKRYHDLKQPLRTVGALLDAKWVHPNRSARAHLAWMARSNKLPARRVDEVLDTVGLSSVAGKRAGGFSLGMSQRLGIAAALLGDPEVLLFDEPVNGLDPEGILWIRKFMHRLADEGRTVFVSSHLLSEMALTASNLIVIGKGELISQSTTKEFVARAAENTVKVRSPQLDRVRALVQQAGGTVTESDDGLLVSGMESDKIGELAAENRLVLHELSPQTGSLEQAFMQITGDAVEYHTGLEAEAQQVLEASAK encoded by the coding sequence ATGATCGAGGCAGTTGGCCTCACCAAGCGATACGGCAGGACACTGGCGGTGAACAACCTCTCGTTCAGTGTCGAATCCGGCCAGGTCACCGGTTTTCTCGGGCCGAACGGAGCCGGGAAATCCACCACAATGCGAATGATTCTCGGGCTCGACAATCCGACTTCCGGTCAGGTGCGCATCGGGGGAAAGCGCTACCACGACCTGAAGCAGCCGCTGCGCACCGTCGGCGCCCTGCTCGACGCGAAGTGGGTGCACCCGAACCGGTCCGCGCGCGCCCACCTGGCGTGGATGGCCAGGTCGAACAAGCTGCCCGCCCGCCGCGTCGACGAGGTGCTCGACACGGTCGGTCTCAGCAGCGTCGCCGGCAAGCGCGCCGGGGGCTTCTCGCTGGGCATGTCGCAGCGGCTCGGCATCGCCGCCGCCCTGCTGGGCGACCCGGAGGTGCTGCTGTTCGACGAGCCGGTGAACGGCCTGGACCCGGAGGGCATCCTCTGGATCCGCAAGTTCATGCACCGGCTGGCCGACGAGGGCCGCACGGTGTTCGTCTCCAGCCACCTGCTCTCGGAGATGGCGCTGACCGCGTCCAACCTCATCGTGATCGGCAAGGGGGAGCTGATCTCGCAGAGCACGACGAAGGAGTTCGTGGCCCGCGCCGCGGAGAACACCGTCAAGGTGCGCAGCCCGCAGCTCGACCGGGTCCGCGCCCTCGTGCAGCAGGCGGGCGGCACGGTCACCGAGTCCGACGACGGTCTGCTCGTCTCCGGCATGGAGAGCGACAAGATCGGCGAGCTGGCCGCGGAGAACCGCCTGGTACTGCACGAGCTGAGCCCGCAGACGGGTTCGCTGGAGCAGGCGTTCATGCAGATCACCGGCGATGCCGTCGAGTACCACACCGGCCTGGAGGCCGAAGCACAGCAGGTGCTCGAGGCGAGCGCCAAGTAG
- a CDS encoding ABC transporter permease, with translation MTLLAVERIKLFTTRSPWWCALVTLVLTIGFSALVVGNSNDGEFAATVASTQFGYSFGMAVIMVLAALAVTTEYRFGTIRATFQAIPHRTSALLAKTTVVAVLALVIGELSAFGSWGVANLLKPNADLALNSGADWINVAGVGVVYALAAVIAVAVGILIRHSAGAIALLLIYALAVESLIRLIPSVGEDIFKWLPFNVAEKFLTGDGASNMGRNAAAGAPLSTATLSQGWALAYFAAFAVVLLIGAITAANRRDA, from the coding sequence ATGACGCTGCTCGCAGTGGAACGCATCAAACTGTTCACCACGCGCTCGCCCTGGTGGTGCGCGCTCGTCACGCTCGTGCTGACCATCGGCTTCTCGGCGCTGGTCGTGGGCAACTCCAACGACGGCGAGTTCGCCGCCACGGTCGCCTCGACGCAGTTCGGCTACAGCTTCGGGATGGCCGTGATCATGGTGCTGGCCGCGCTGGCCGTCACCACCGAGTACCGCTTCGGTACGATCCGCGCCACCTTCCAGGCGATCCCGCACCGCACCTCGGCGCTGCTGGCCAAGACCACCGTCGTCGCGGTGCTGGCGCTGGTCATCGGTGAGCTGAGCGCCTTCGGCTCCTGGGGCGTCGCCAACCTGCTCAAGCCGAACGCGGACCTCGCGCTCAACAGCGGGGCGGACTGGATCAACGTGGCCGGGGTCGGCGTCGTCTACGCGCTGGCCGCCGTCATTGCGGTCGCCGTCGGCATCCTGATCCGGCACAGCGCGGGTGCCATCGCGCTGCTGCTGATCTACGCACTGGCCGTGGAGAGCCTGATCCGGCTGATCCCGAGCGTCGGCGAGGACATCTTCAAGTGGCTGCCGTTCAACGTCGCGGAGAAGTTCCTGACCGGGGACGGCGCGTCGAACATGGGCCGCAACGCCGCTGCCGGGGCGCCGCTGTCGACGGCGACGCTGAGCCAGGGCTG
- a CDS encoding response regulator has protein sequence MISVVVVDDQELMRAGFRMVLGAQEGIDLVGEAADGAEAVRLAERLRPDVVLMDVRMPVLDGVEATKQIVEAGTSRVLVMTTFDLDEYVYAALQGGASGFLLKDTPPAHLVSALHAVAGGEAVVSPSVTRRLLDRFVGAGGGTLRDESELQPLTEREREVLVLIAKGLSNVEIAETLFLSEATVKTHVGRILSKLGLRDRVQAVVLAYETGLIRPGQG, from the coding sequence GTGATCAGTGTTGTCGTCGTCGACGATCAGGAGCTGATGCGGGCCGGGTTCCGCATGGTGCTCGGCGCGCAGGAGGGCATCGACCTGGTCGGCGAGGCCGCCGACGGCGCCGAGGCGGTGCGGCTGGCCGAGCGGCTGCGGCCCGACGTGGTGCTGATGGACGTGCGGATGCCGGTGCTGGACGGGGTGGAGGCGACGAAGCAGATCGTCGAGGCCGGGACCTCGCGGGTGCTGGTGATGACGACGTTCGACCTGGACGAGTACGTGTACGCGGCGCTCCAGGGCGGGGCCAGCGGGTTCCTGCTGAAGGACACACCCCCGGCGCACCTGGTGTCGGCGCTGCACGCGGTGGCCGGCGGGGAGGCGGTGGTGTCGCCGTCGGTGACGCGGCGGCTGCTCGACCGGTTCGTCGGCGCGGGCGGCGGCACGCTGCGGGACGAGTCGGAGCTGCAGCCGCTGACCGAGCGGGAGCGGGAGGTGCTCGTGCTGATCGCGAAGGGTCTGTCGAACGTCGAGATCGCGGAGACGCTGTTCCTCTCCGAGGCGACGGTGAAGACCCACGTCGGGCGGATCCTGTCGAAGCTCGGCCTGCGGGACCGGGTGCAGGCGGTGGTGCTGGCCTACGAGACGGGGTTGATCCGGCCGGGACAGGGCTGA
- a CDS encoding dynamin family protein, whose product MSVANLCHRLQPQVSARTAAGFAEVVRRLSAPLQVAVAGRIKSGKSTLVNALIGRRVAPTDVGECTRLVTRFQYGTVDRIEVVFAGGRKQVLPFAPDGSIPAELGVDIAEVSHIEAYLTNAVLQGMTVIDTPGLGSLDAASVSRTEELLGAAKQDEGAENPGELDRTSHNAVAGAEAVLYVVTQGVRADDQQVLAAFTAATAGREAGPVNAIAVLNKADTIAPESVQGAGNDIWKAATILAEKQAALLKPRVADVLPVIGLIAESAESGQFTSADAEALRQLSTLDEAVLETMLVATDIFTSWECDVPTGTRLRLLEKLDLYGVRCAIDAIRADPQITAGSLRRMLLEASGLAGVRARLNVVFAARADGIKAAAALASVTALAHASGNPAERQRVHDAIEVLLAKPEAHQLRLLEALTLVVAGAVDMPEDLAEEVLRVGSNADIDAQLGLPGGTRADLAAHALERAGWWRSFASFGATPAQSRVAHVVHRAYFLIWQQLRENRR is encoded by the coding sequence ATGTCGGTGGCCAACCTCTGCCACCGGTTGCAGCCGCAGGTGTCCGCCCGCACCGCGGCCGGGTTCGCCGAGGTCGTCCGCAGGCTGAGCGCGCCGCTGCAGGTCGCGGTCGCCGGGCGCATCAAGTCCGGCAAGTCCACCCTGGTCAACGCCCTGATCGGGCGCCGGGTCGCGCCGACGGACGTCGGCGAGTGCACCCGGCTGGTCACCCGGTTCCAGTACGGCACCGTGGACCGCATCGAGGTGGTGTTCGCGGGCGGCCGCAAGCAGGTGCTGCCGTTCGCGCCCGACGGGAGCATTCCCGCCGAGCTGGGGGTGGACATCGCCGAGGTCTCGCACATCGAGGCCTACCTGACGAACGCGGTCCTGCAGGGCATGACCGTCATCGACACCCCGGGGCTCGGCTCGCTCGACGCCGCCTCGGTCTCCCGCACCGAGGAGTTGCTCGGTGCCGCCAAGCAGGACGAGGGGGCGGAGAACCCGGGCGAGCTCGACCGCACGTCGCACAACGCCGTCGCCGGCGCGGAGGCGGTGCTCTACGTGGTGACCCAGGGCGTGCGCGCGGACGACCAGCAGGTCCTCGCGGCGTTCACCGCCGCCACGGCCGGCCGCGAGGCAGGCCCGGTCAACGCGATCGCGGTGCTGAACAAGGCCGACACCATCGCGCCGGAGTCCGTGCAGGGCGCGGGCAACGACATCTGGAAGGCGGCCACGATCCTTGCCGAGAAGCAGGCGGCGCTGCTCAAGCCCCGGGTCGCCGACGTGCTGCCGGTGATCGGGCTGATCGCCGAGTCCGCCGAGTCCGGCCAGTTCACCTCGGCCGACGCCGAGGCGCTGCGACAGTTGTCCACTTTGGACGAAGCCGTGCTGGAGACCATGCTCGTCGCGACGGACATCTTCACCAGCTGGGAATGCGACGTGCCCACCGGCACGCGGCTGCGGCTGCTGGAGAAGCTCGACCTCTACGGCGTCCGCTGCGCGATCGACGCGATCCGCGCCGACCCGCAGATCACCGCGGGCTCGCTGCGCCGGATGCTGCTCGAAGCGTCGGGTCTCGCCGGGGTCCGGGCCCGGCTCAACGTCGTGTTCGCCGCGCGCGCCGACGGCATCAAGGCCGCCGCCGCGCTCGCGTCGGTGACGGCGCTCGCGCACGCCTCGGGCAATCCGGCCGAGCGGCAGCGGGTGCACGACGCGATCGAGGTGCTGCTCGCCAAGCCCGAGGCACACCAGCTGCGCCTGCTGGAGGCACTGACGCTGGTGGTGGCCGGCGCGGTGGACATGCCGGAGGACCTCGCCGAGGAGGTGCTGCGGGTCGGCAGCAACGCCGACATCGACGCCCAGCTCGGCCTTCCCGGCGGCACCCGGGCGGACCTCGCCGCGCACGCGCTCGAACGGGCGGGCTGGTGGCGCTCGTTCGCGTCCTTCGGTGCGACGCCGGCGCAGAGCAGGGTGGCCCACGTCGTGCATCGCGCGTACTTCCTGATCTGGCAACAACTGCGCGAGAACCGGAGGTGA
- a CDS encoding sensor histidine kinase — translation MRAHPMAGDTLLAALLLLFDLLLLIAAAPASSMKPWYVAVPVDLAMTVPIVFRRRSPMIVAYVVLAVSVVHSSLHLGSASLTASAISLYTLIVYVGRKQAGLYLGAQVICTGVQLALGWEAGNWVIVIIAALVGAFTWVLGEFVGARRAYHAEVEARLHLLETERDQASRIAVAQERGRIARELHDVVAHAVSVIVVQADGASYAVRSNPELAERAVQTISNTGREALAELRRLLEVLRNEDGAGVPRIPQPDAESLAELVERVRQAGVPVRLEIEGTLAGLPAGVSLGVYRIVQESLTNTLKHAGRGARADVRIERGEELVDVVVTDDGAGKARELVPAERQLPGGNGVIGMRERANVYGGSLDVGPAPGGGWRVHARLPIRLAQ, via the coding sequence ATGCGAGCGCACCCGATGGCCGGGGACACCCTGCTCGCCGCGTTGCTGCTGCTCTTCGACCTGCTGCTGCTGATCGCCGCGGCGCCGGCCAGCTCGATGAAGCCGTGGTACGTCGCGGTGCCGGTGGACCTGGCGATGACGGTGCCGATCGTGTTCCGGCGCCGGTCCCCGATGATCGTCGCGTACGTCGTGCTGGCCGTCAGTGTCGTGCACAGCTCGTTGCACCTGGGGTCCGCCAGTCTCACCGCGAGCGCGATCTCGCTGTACACGCTGATCGTCTACGTGGGACGCAAGCAGGCGGGCCTGTACCTCGGGGCGCAGGTGATCTGCACCGGCGTGCAGCTCGCCCTGGGCTGGGAGGCGGGCAACTGGGTCATCGTGATCATCGCGGCACTGGTGGGGGCGTTCACCTGGGTGCTCGGCGAGTTCGTCGGGGCGCGGCGGGCCTACCACGCGGAGGTCGAGGCGCGGCTGCACCTGCTGGAGACCGAGCGCGACCAGGCCAGCCGCATCGCCGTCGCACAGGAGCGGGGCCGGATCGCCCGCGAGCTGCACGACGTCGTGGCGCACGCGGTGAGCGTGATCGTGGTGCAGGCCGACGGGGCGTCGTACGCCGTGCGGTCCAACCCCGAGCTGGCCGAGCGGGCGGTGCAGACGATCTCGAACACCGGGCGGGAGGCGCTCGCCGAGCTGCGGCGGCTGCTGGAGGTGCTGCGCAACGAGGACGGCGCGGGCGTGCCGCGCATCCCGCAGCCGGACGCCGAGTCGCTCGCCGAGCTGGTCGAACGCGTGCGGCAGGCCGGGGTGCCGGTCCGGCTGGAGATCGAGGGCACGCTCGCCGGGCTGCCCGCCGGGGTGTCGCTCGGGGTGTACCGGATCGTGCAGGAGTCGCTGACGAACACGCTCAAGCACGCGGGCCGGGGGGCGCGGGCGGACGTGCGGATCGAGCGCGGGGAGGAGCTGGTGGACGTCGTCGTCACCGACGACGGGGCCGGCAAGGCGCGTGAGCTCGTGCCCGCGGAACGGCAGCTGCCCGGCGGCAACGGCGTGATCGGGATGCGCGAGCGCGCGAACGTGTACGGCGGTTCGCTCGACGTCGGTCCCGCGCCCGGTGGCGGGTGGCGGGTGCACGCGCGGCTGCCCATTAGGTTGGCGCAGTGA
- the grpE gene encoding nucleotide exchange factor GrpE, which yields MPAWFRREPDADTDDPTGQIPAVHMAQIIEEADGTAESPDASDADVETVLTRALADRQALIQLCLYALDRARSGGVVERIEQGLAGIGVTAVRPDGQRFDPSCHEAGGAVLTDDPALDGVVAETEVVGFADHEQLLRAPVVTVYTKR from the coding sequence ATGCCTGCGTGGTTCCGCCGGGAGCCGGACGCCGACACCGACGACCCGACCGGGCAGATCCCGGCCGTGCACATGGCGCAGATCATCGAGGAGGCCGACGGAACCGCCGAGTCCCCCGACGCGTCGGACGCCGATGTGGAGACCGTGTTGACGCGGGCACTGGCCGATCGCCAGGCGCTGATCCAGCTGTGCCTGTACGCGCTGGACCGGGCCCGCAGTGGCGGGGTCGTCGAGCGCATCGAGCAGGGTCTGGCCGGGATCGGGGTGACCGCGGTCCGCCCGGACGGCCAGCGGTTCGACCCGTCGTGCCACGAGGCGGGCGGCGCGGTGCTGACCGACGACCCGGCGCTCGACGGCGTGGTCGCGGAGACGGAGGTGGTCGGGTTCGCCGACCACGAACAGCTGCTGCGCGCGCCCGTCGTCACGGTGTACACGAAGCGATGA